The genome window CAAAATTACCGCTACTAAAGCAGGTATTGACCTTGACGTCGGAAAACTGGAAGCCCACTATATGGCTGGCGGAAATGTGGACAAGGTAGTAAATGCCCTGATTTCAGCCGACAAAGCAAATATCGCGCTTTCATTTGAACGTGCCACCGCGATTGATCTGGCCGGAAGAGATGTTCTTGAGGCAGTCAAAATGTCCGTACTCCCAAGAGTGGTCGAAACCCCGCTGGTTGCCGCTATGGCAAAAGACGGTATTCAGCTGAAAGCCGTTGCCAGAATCACCCTGAGAGCCAATATCGAGCGTCTTGTGGGTGGTGCCGGCGAAGCTACTATTCTTGCCCGTGTGGGTGAGGGTATTGTTTCTACCATAGGTTCGAGCGACAGCCACAAACATGTACTTGAAAACCCTGATTCCATCTCAAAAGTGGTGCTCGGTAAAGGATTAGACGCAGGAACAGCGTTTGAGATTCTTTCTATTGACATCGCGGATGTTGATGTGGGAGAAAACATCGGTGCAAAACTGCAGACTGATCAGGCGGAAGCCGACCTGAAAATTGCCCGTGCCCGTGCAGAAGAAAGAAGAGCAGCAGCGGTAGCTCTGGAACAGGAAATGATTGCTGAGGTTTCCAAACAGCGCGCTAAAGTTATTGAGGCAGAAGCCGAAATTCCGAGAGCAATTGCAGAAGCATTCAAATCAGGTAATCTGGGTATAATGGATTACTATAACCTGCGAAATGTACAGGCCGACACCCAGATGAGAGAAGCAATCGCAAAGCCGGAAGAGAAAAAAGGTAAAGAATAATGGATGACATTATTCAATATCTGATCTACGGACTTCTTTTTTATTACTTCTTCCTCGGAGGTAAGAAAAAGAAACCGGTTGAGAAGCGTCCGGAAGAACAGGGACTTCCCCGTCAGCAGACCTCCAGCCAGGATGAAGAGATTGAATATTCAACCGAACCGGTCTCAACTCAACAGACCGGTTCGGATGATCTGCTTAAAGAAGTAGAAAAAATTCTCGGACTTCCTCCGCGGCCTGAGACCACAACACGGGCTGAAATTCCTGAGGTAAGAAGGAGAATTCCTGATCCTGAAGTTCAGCCAGCCCCAAAGATTTACAGACAGGAAGATTTCAGCATCCGTAAGCAAAAAATCACCGATCCCGTTAAAGCTTCGAGCCATGCTGAATTTTACGGCAATTCAGAATTTCATCGAAAGATTATTGCGTTTGATTATGATAAAATTCCCAACCGCTCGGAAACCGGAGTTCATCATGATTTCGCGAAGGATCTGAGAGATAATCTCAAAAAGAAAAAAAATCTTCAGGAAATGTTTATTTTTTCAGAAATCATTAACCGTCCCGGAAGACACCGAAGATTTCGTTGAAAAAATATACCCTTAAAAGGATCTCCGGTCAGACGGGCTCCATCAGCCAGCAGCTTGATGAAGCCCGTTTTACTATAAACTATAAGAACCTTCTTAACCCGGCACAATTTGAAGCAGCATCCGCCATTGAGGGTCCATATCTGATTATTGCGGGAGCCGGAACCGGGAAAACAAGAACACTGGTTTACCGTTTAGCAAGGCTGATTGAATCTGGTTATGACCCTAAAAGCATACTGCTCCTCACTTTTACGCGAAAAGCCGCCAGGGAAATGCTCACCCGTGCAACACAGCTGCTGGATCACCGTTGCTCTCATGTAAATGGCGGTACCTTCCATTCATTTGCTAACCTTCTGATGAGAAAATATGCAGGTGCAATGGGAATTCAGAGCAATTTTACGATACTTGACCAGGGGGATAGCGAAGATGTAATAAATCTTCTCAGAACTCAGGCAGGGGTTGTCTCAAAAGATAAACGCTTTCCCAACAAATCAACCATTTTTAGAATTTTAAGTCTCAGCTTAAATACCTATAAAAGTGTTGATCAGATTATTATTGAGGAGTTTCCTCATTTTATCAATGAGCTTGATAAGATAATAACCATAGGGGAAAAGTATATCGAGTACAAGAGAAAGAACAATCTCTTTGATTATGATGATCTTTTAATTTTCGCCAGAGATTTTCTTCTCTCCGGCTCCCCTGCTTCAATCTCATTTCTTAACACGATCAACTTTGTCATGATAGATGAGTATCAGGATACTAATAAGCTGCAGGCGGAATTAGTGCGGGGGCTGACCTCACTGAAGAAAAATATTATGGTGGTCGGAGATGATGCACAGTCAATATATTCCTTCCGCGGCGCTAATTTTCAGAATATTATGGAATTCCCCGAACAGTACCCCGGGACAAAGGTCATCTTACTTGAAGAAAACTACCGCAGCACACAAAATATCCTGAATTTCGCAAACCGTATCTACGAAGGGGCATCAGAGAAATTTGATAAAGAGCTTTTCACCAGCAGAACCGGAGGAAGCTCCCCTCTTATTGTAGCAGCAATTAATGACAAAATGCAGTCTCATTTTATCGTTGATCAGATACTCGAACTGAGGGAACAAGGTATTCCCCTTACCGATATAGCAGTGCTCTTCCGGTCATCGTTTTTTTCATTTGACCTTGAACTTGAGCTTACCAAAGCAAATATCCCCTATGTAAAATTCGGCGGAATGAAATTTGTGGAAACTGCGCATATTAAGGATGTTCTAGCCTTCATGAGAATAAGCGTTAACCCTACGGATTATGTAAGCTGGTACCGCATTTTACTTTTGCACGAAGGTGTTGGTCCCCGTTCCGCTGAAAAAATTATTGCAGAATTAAACAGCGGAACACTGAGTATAGAACGGGAGCCGGAGCGACAGCAGATGCGGCACGGTGATACAATCTATAACCTGATGCTGATGTTCTTTAAACTTATCAGGACACAGGAGACACCGGAGCAAAAGGTTGATCATATACTGCAATACTATTATCCGTTATTCAAAGCAAAATATGATGATTACAACAAGCGGCTAAAAGACCTTGAGTTCCTTACTAATATGGCTTCGCAGTATCAGTCGCCCGAATCTTTTCTCAGTGACCTTGCAATAGAACCGCCGGTTGACAGCGTGACCGATATGGGAGACGAAGACAAGAATGATGAGTATCTAACCCTATCTACAATTCATTCAGCAAAAGGATTAGAATGGAATTCAGTTTTTGTAATTCATGTACTTGACGGGCACTTCCCCTCCTCGCGAAACGGAGAAAAACTTGAAGCCCTTGATGAGGAGCGCCGGTTGATGTATGTAGCAGTGACCAGAGCAAAAAACAATCTCTACCTCACCTACCCCATGAATATCTACGACCGGGAGTCAGGCACAACACTTTCAAAACCCTCACGTTTCCTTGATGCAATTACACCCGACCTTGCAGAAGGATATCTCATTGACGGGACTGCTCTGCTGGAATAAAGCACTTAAGCATTTTCAGATTCCAAGAAATTTCTTAATACAATAAAAAAAAGGCCGCTTCATTTCTGGAGCGGCCTTTTTCGTTTTAAGTATTCAGATGATTACTTCAGGAACATCATCTTCTTAGTTGCAGAGAACTCACCTGCTTCGAGTTTATAGATATACAGACCGGTTGAAAGTTTTGTAGCATCAAAATTAACTACGTGGTTTCCTGCTTTAAGGGAACCGCTAATGATGGTAGCAACTTTTTCACCGAGTACGCTATAAACGCTCAGCGTAACATTTGCATCTTTTGGAAGAGCAAACTTAATGGTGGTTGAAGGGTTGAACGGATTCGGATAGTTCTGAGCAAGCTCAAATACTCCCGGAATCTCAACGTTAACTTCAACTTCTGCTGAATAACTGAATGTTCCGTCAAA of Ignavibacteriales bacterium contains these proteins:
- the floA gene encoding flotillin-like protein FloA (flotillin-like protein involved in membrane lipid rafts) produces the protein MDITEFAAEFSLVAIVLLVFLIILFFYFVPVGLYITAFFSGVRVKIARDLIGMRFRKVPPHVIVRAKITATKAGIDLDVGKLEAHYMAGGNVDKVVNALISADKANIALSFERATAIDLAGRDVLEAVKMSVLPRVVETPLVAAMAKDGIQLKAVARITLRANIERLVGGAGEATILARVGEGIVSTIGSSDSHKHVLENPDSISKVVLGKGLDAGTAFEILSIDIADVDVGENIGAKLQTDQAEADLKIARARAEERRAAAVALEQEMIAEVSKQRAKVIEAEAEIPRAIAEAFKSGNLGIMDYYNLRNVQADTQMREAIAKPEEKKGKE
- a CDS encoding ATP-dependent helicase, encoding MKKYTLKRISGQTGSISQQLDEARFTINYKNLLNPAQFEAASAIEGPYLIIAGAGTGKTRTLVYRLARLIESGYDPKSILLLTFTRKAAREMLTRATQLLDHRCSHVNGGTFHSFANLLMRKYAGAMGIQSNFTILDQGDSEDVINLLRTQAGVVSKDKRFPNKSTIFRILSLSLNTYKSVDQIIIEEFPHFINELDKIITIGEKYIEYKRKNNLFDYDDLLIFARDFLLSGSPASISFLNTINFVMIDEYQDTNKLQAELVRGLTSLKKNIMVVGDDAQSIYSFRGANFQNIMEFPEQYPGTKVILLEENYRSTQNILNFANRIYEGASEKFDKELFTSRTGGSSPLIVAAINDKMQSHFIVDQILELREQGIPLTDIAVLFRSSFFSFDLELELTKANIPYVKFGGMKFVETAHIKDVLAFMRISVNPTDYVSWYRILLLHEGVGPRSAEKIIAELNSGTLSIEREPERQQMRHGDTIYNLMLMFFKLIRTQETPEQKVDHILQYYYPLFKAKYDDYNKRLKDLEFLTNMASQYQSPESFLSDLAIEPPVDSVTDMGDEDKNDEYLTLSTIHSAKGLEWNSVFVIHVLDGHFPSSRNGEKLEALDEERRLMYVAVTRAKNNLYLTYPMNIYDRESGTTLSKPSRFLDAITPDLAEGYLIDGTALLE